A genome region from Crossiella equi includes the following:
- the panD gene encoding aspartate 1-decarboxylase: MFLTMLKSKIHRATVTQADLHYVGSVTVDEDLMDAAGLLPGEQVAIVDVTNGARLTTYVIAGERGSGVLGINGAAAHLVHPGDLVILIAYGLMEEAEAKSHRPKVVFVDAENRVVELGGDPAHAPEGSGLVGGATTAEDSAPQSETVDAARLDALLQAEH; encoded by the coding sequence ATGTTCCTGACCATGCTGAAGTCCAAGATCCACCGCGCCACCGTCACCCAGGCCGACCTGCACTACGTCGGCTCGGTGACCGTGGACGAGGACCTGATGGACGCGGCGGGCCTGCTCCCCGGTGAGCAGGTCGCCATCGTCGACGTCACCAACGGCGCCCGGCTGACCACCTACGTGATCGCCGGTGAGCGCGGCAGCGGGGTGCTCGGCATCAACGGTGCCGCCGCGCACCTGGTGCACCCCGGTGACCTGGTCATCCTCATCGCCTACGGGCTGATGGAGGAGGCCGAGGCCAAGAGCCACCGGCCGAAGGTGGTCTTCGTGGACGCGGAGAACCGCGTGGTCGAGCTCGGCGGCGACCCGGCGCACGCGCCGGAGGGCTCCGGACTGGTAGGCGGCGCGACCACCGCCGAGGACAGCGCCCCGCAGTCGGAGACCGTGGACGCCGCTCGCCTGGACGCACTGCTCCAGGCCGAGCACTGA
- the panC gene encoding pantoate--beta-alanine ligase: MRPYTPGELTVHHSPAELAKVTRALRATGRKVNLVPTMGALHEGHRTLIRRARRVAGSVTVVSIFVNPLQFGPNEDFHRYPRPLEADLDACREEGVELVFNPAPEQMYGSTPGTTVQAGPLGAELEGAVRPGHFEGVLTVVNKLLNIVRPDFAYFGEKDYQQFVLVKRMVEDLNMETRIVAVPTVRDEDGLALSSRNAYLSEDERRAALCVPRALAEGIQAGPGGPEAILAAVRAAVEAEPGLVLDYAELRAKDLGPAPENGKGRLLLAARAGRTRLLDNTSVAVGHGVDLDDDTFNPTAGLPLQER; encoded by the coding sequence ATGAGGCCCTACACGCCCGGCGAGCTGACCGTCCACCACTCGCCCGCCGAGCTGGCCAAGGTCACCAGGGCACTGCGCGCCACCGGCCGCAAGGTCAACCTCGTGCCCACCATGGGTGCGCTGCACGAGGGCCACCGCACGCTGATCCGCCGCGCCCGCCGGGTCGCGGGCTCGGTCACGGTGGTCTCGATCTTCGTCAACCCGCTCCAGTTCGGGCCGAACGAGGACTTCCACCGCTACCCCCGGCCCCTGGAGGCCGACCTCGACGCCTGCCGCGAGGAGGGGGTCGAGCTCGTGTTCAACCCCGCCCCCGAGCAGATGTACGGCAGCACCCCGGGCACGACCGTCCAGGCGGGACCGCTCGGCGCGGAGCTGGAGGGCGCGGTGCGCCCCGGCCACTTCGAGGGCGTGCTCACCGTGGTGAACAAGCTGCTCAACATCGTCCGCCCGGACTTCGCCTACTTCGGCGAGAAGGACTACCAGCAGTTCGTGCTGGTCAAGCGGATGGTCGAGGACCTGAACATGGAGACGCGCATCGTCGCCGTGCCGACCGTGCGCGACGAGGACGGGCTCGCCCTGTCCTCCCGCAACGCCTACCTCAGCGAGGACGAGCGGCGCGCGGCGCTGTGCGTCCCGCGGGCGCTGGCCGAGGGCATCCAGGCGGGCCCGGGTGGTCCGGAGGCGATCCTGGCCGCGGTCCGGGCGGCCGTCGAGGCCGAGCCCGGCCTGGTCCTGGACTACGCGGAGCTGCGGGCGAAGGACCTCGGCCCGGCTCCGGAGAACGGCAAGGGGCGACTGCTCCTGGCCGCACGAGCCGGGCGCACCCGCCTGCTCGACAACACCTCAGTCGCCGTGGGGCACGGTGTCGACCTCGATGACGACACCTTCAACCCGACGGCCGGACTGCCGCTCCAGGAACGGTGA
- a CDS encoding Rossmann-like and DUF2520 domain-containing protein: MTDRPARLLVGVISAGRVGAVLGAALARAGHHVVATAAVSNASLNRAERLLPGAEVLPPDEVARRADLVLLAVPDDELAGLVRGLVATGALRQGQILTHTSGASGVAVLAPATEVGALPLALHPAMTFTGRPEDLQRLTACPFGVTAPDGDEIAWNVAEALVVEMGAEPVRIPESARGLYHAALAHGSNHLVTLVSECAELLGRAGVGDPGRLLGPLLSASLDNSLRLGDRALTGPVARGDVGTIRRHLGELAAHAPQALPAYRALAHRTADRAVDSGLLRPDRAEAVHLELNEERP, encoded by the coding sequence GACCAGCCCGACTCCTCGTCGGGGTGATCTCCGCAGGCCGGGTCGGTGCGGTGCTCGGTGCCGCACTCGCCAGGGCGGGCCACCACGTCGTGGCCACCGCCGCCGTGTCCAACGCCTCCCTCAACCGCGCCGAGAGGCTGCTGCCCGGCGCCGAGGTCCTGCCGCCCGACGAGGTCGCCCGCCGCGCCGACCTGGTGCTGCTCGCGGTGCCCGACGACGAGCTGGCCGGGCTGGTCCGGGGCCTGGTGGCCACCGGGGCGCTGCGCCAGGGCCAGATCCTCACGCACACCTCCGGCGCCTCCGGGGTGGCCGTGCTGGCCCCCGCGACCGAGGTCGGCGCGCTGCCGCTGGCCCTGCACCCCGCCATGACCTTCACCGGCCGCCCGGAGGACCTCCAGCGCCTGACCGCCTGCCCGTTCGGGGTGACCGCGCCGGACGGCGACGAGATCGCCTGGAACGTGGCCGAGGCGCTGGTGGTGGAGATGGGCGCCGAGCCGGTGCGCATCCCCGAGTCCGCCCGGGGGCTCTACCACGCCGCGCTGGCCCACGGCTCCAACCACCTGGTCACCCTGGTCTCGGAGTGCGCGGAGCTGCTCGGCCGGGCGGGCGTGGGCGACCCGGGCAGGCTGCTCGGGCCGCTGCTGTCGGCCTCGCTGGACAACTCGCTGCGCCTCGGTGACCGGGCCCTCACCGGACCGGTCGCCCGGGGCGATGTCGGTACGATTCGCAGGCATCTGGGCGAGCTGGCAGCCCACGCGCCCCAAGCCCTCCCCGCCTACCGGGCACTGGCCCACCGCACCGCCGACCGCGCGGTGGACTCGGGCCTGCTCCGGCCGGACCGGGCCGAGGCGGTCCATCTCGAACTCAACGAGGAACGACCATGA